In Cyanobium sp. AMD-g, one genomic interval encodes:
- a CDS encoding hemolysin family protein, with the protein MLFDGVLIVLLILINGIFSGSELAMMSARRLRLEHQAEAGDPKAEVALKLIRSPNDFLSTVQIGITLIGILSGALGGSRVAEALRPLLEAVPPLRAWADPLALGIVVTLITFLSLVLGELVPKRIALSDPERFACLVAPPMRTLSRWMAPLAHLLGSSTDRLLSLMGIGETGEPEITEDEIRTLLRRGTESGLFDVAEHAMVERVFRLADRPVKAIMTPRTDICWLDLSESPQSHLERVMAVNHSLFPVARDSLDACVGVVRGRTFLAAQLCEGPRDIEAFLQSPLYVGESTRALKLIEQFRTSGVHIALVTDEFGGIEGLVTLNDIMAAIVGDLSTARDKEDPMVVVRQDGSWLLDGALDIADFKDLVQKGHLPDEVRGGYQTLGGFVMHHLEHIPSSGEVFEWEDLRIEVVDMDGNRVDKLLISRLETTSGQPEGLA; encoded by the coding sequence ATGCTGTTTGATGGCGTTCTGATTGTCCTTCTGATTCTGATCAACGGGATCTTTTCCGGTTCGGAGTTGGCCATGATGTCGGCTCGGCGGCTGCGCCTCGAGCACCAGGCGGAAGCTGGCGACCCGAAGGCGGAAGTGGCTCTGAAACTCATCCGATCGCCCAACGATTTCCTCTCGACGGTGCAGATCGGCATCACATTGATCGGCATCCTCAGTGGAGCGCTGGGCGGTTCACGGGTGGCCGAGGCGCTGCGGCCACTGTTGGAGGCGGTGCCCCCGTTGCGGGCCTGGGCCGATCCTCTGGCCCTGGGAATCGTGGTGACGTTGATCACCTTTCTGTCCCTGGTGCTGGGGGAGCTGGTCCCCAAGCGCATCGCTCTGAGTGATCCAGAGCGCTTCGCCTGCCTGGTGGCACCGCCCATGCGGACCCTGTCGCGCTGGATGGCCCCCCTGGCCCACCTGCTCGGCTCCTCCACCGATCGGTTGCTCAGCCTGATGGGCATCGGCGAGACCGGCGAGCCGGAGATCACCGAAGACGAGATCCGGACCCTGCTGCGCAGAGGAACGGAATCAGGCCTGTTCGACGTGGCGGAACACGCCATGGTGGAGCGGGTGTTTCGCCTGGCCGATCGGCCCGTCAAGGCGATCATGACCCCCCGCACCGACATCTGCTGGCTGGATCTGTCCGAGTCCCCCCAGTCCCATCTGGAACGGGTGATGGCGGTGAATCACTCCCTGTTTCCGGTGGCGCGCGACAGCCTCGACGCCTGTGTGGGTGTTGTGCGAGGGCGCACCTTTCTGGCCGCCCAGCTGTGTGAGGGCCCGCGGGACATTGAAGCCTTCCTGCAGTCGCCGCTGTACGTGGGCGAGAGCACCAGGGCCCTGAAGCTGATCGAACAATTCAGAACCAGCGGAGTGCACATCGCCCTGGTGACCGATGAATTCGGCGGCATCGAAGGACTGGTGACCCTCAACGACATCATGGCGGCGATCGTCGGCGATCTTTCCACCGCCAGAGACAAGGAAGACCCGATGGTCGTCGTTCGCCAGGATGGATCCTGGCTCCTCGATGGTGCCCTCGACATCGCCGACTTCAAGGACCTTGTGCAGAAAGGCCATCTGCCCGATGAGGTCCGCGGCGGCTACCAGACCCTGGGTGGCTTTGTGATGCACCATCTCGAGCACATTCCCAGCTCCGGGGAGGTCTTCGAATGGGAAGACCTGCGCATTGAGGTGGTGGACATGGATGGCAACCGGGTCGATAAGCTCCTGATCAGCCGCCTCGAAACAACCTCAGGCCAACCCGAAGGACTGGCCTGA
- the recG gene encoding ATP-dependent DNA helicase RecG, with translation MGASALGAVDAWCTPLQLACRLEAEAGFGDLQGRRDRFSGFVSASLAAPVAGLEAAERQQLAALARDFGGYGELAQGSRQGLVRKLRQALHELRCRRREVLPVAPPRLRLAAPAVHSAARLTAQTPLSDVAGIGPKTATRLAALGLLVVRDLVHHYPRDYLDYAHLVRIAALEPGRTATIVATVRRCHAFGSPRNPNLAILELHLQDVTGRLKVTRFFAGRRFSSPGWLKSQQRLYPVGATVAVSGLVKESPYGPGFADPLLEVLEAPGAPVRSEQIGRFVPVYALTEGLNGETLARAIDAVLPSAIRWPEPLPEPLRLELGLVGRGEALQGLHRPADREELQRCRRRLVFDEFLLLQLALGQRRERLRRSPAPPLLLPVGGEDLVSRFLALLPFPLTGAQNRVLAEIRADMERPQPMARLVQGDVGSGKTVVALAALLGAIQAGHQGGLMAPTEVLAAQHFHKLAGWLPQLNVSIELLTGSTPARRRRQLLQDLANGQVNLLVGTHALLEDPVQFDRLGLVVVDEQHRFGVRQRNRLLAKGLQPHLLTMTATPIPRTLALSIHGDLDISQIDELPPGRTPIRTRLLRGSERPSAWELVRQEVAKGQRAYVVLPLVEESEKLDLRSAVEVHRHLDEEVFPALAVGLLHGRMTGEEKQRAISAFQEGRSQVLVSTTVVEVGVDVPEASVMVIEHAERFGLAQLHQLRGRVGRGAAASHCLLLHEGDNAMARQRLELLARSSDGFEIAEMDLRLRGPGQVLGTRQSGLPDLALASLSDDGAVLEEARLAAQRILAADPGLERHPNLRDALEAQRRRSVEAAQLN, from the coding sequence GTGGGCGCGTCCGCCCTGGGGGCTGTCGATGCCTGGTGCACGCCCCTGCAGCTGGCCTGTCGCCTGGAGGCCGAAGCTGGCTTTGGCGATCTCCAGGGACGGCGGGACCGCTTCAGTGGCTTCGTCAGCGCCAGCCTCGCCGCTCCGGTGGCGGGACTCGAGGCCGCCGAACGCCAGCAGCTGGCCGCCCTGGCCCGTGATTTCGGCGGCTATGGCGAGCTGGCCCAGGGGAGTCGCCAGGGCCTGGTGCGCAAGCTGCGCCAGGCCCTGCATGAGCTGCGCTGCCGCCGCCGGGAGGTCTTGCCGGTGGCGCCCCCACGGCTGCGGCTGGCGGCGCCCGCCGTGCACTCCGCGGCCCGCCTCACCGCCCAGACCCCCCTTTCGGACGTGGCCGGCATCGGGCCGAAGACCGCCACCCGTCTCGCCGCCCTCGGCCTGCTGGTGGTGCGCGATCTGGTGCACCACTACCCCCGCGACTACCTCGATTACGCCCATCTGGTGCGGATCGCCGCCCTGGAGCCGGGGCGGACGGCCACCATCGTGGCCACCGTGCGTCGCTGCCACGCCTTCGGCAGCCCCCGCAACCCCAATCTGGCGATCCTGGAGCTGCATCTCCAGGACGTCACGGGTCGCCTCAAGGTGACACGCTTCTTTGCCGGCCGCCGCTTCAGCAGCCCCGGCTGGTTGAAGTCCCAGCAGCGGCTCTACCCGGTGGGGGCCACGGTGGCCGTGAGCGGCCTGGTCAAGGAGAGCCCCTACGGCCCTGGCTTCGCCGATCCCCTGCTGGAGGTGCTGGAGGCGCCCGGGGCGCCGGTGCGCTCGGAGCAGATCGGCCGCTTCGTGCCCGTCTATGCCCTCACCGAGGGCCTCAACGGCGAGACCCTCGCCCGGGCCATCGACGCGGTGCTGCCCTCGGCGATCCGCTGGCCCGAGCCGTTGCCGGAACCCCTGCGCCTGGAGTTGGGGCTGGTGGGCCGTGGCGAAGCCCTGCAGGGCCTGCACCGTCCTGCCGACAGGGAAGAGTTGCAGCGCTGCCGTCGGCGGCTGGTGTTCGACGAGTTCCTGCTGCTGCAGCTGGCCCTGGGCCAGCGGCGCGAGCGGCTGCGCCGCTCACCGGCCCCACCGCTGCTGCTGCCCGTGGGTGGCGAGGACCTGGTGAGCCGCTTCCTAGCCCTGCTGCCGTTTCCGCTCACCGGCGCCCAGAACCGGGTGCTGGCCGAGATCCGCGCCGACATGGAGCGACCCCAGCCCATGGCCCGGCTGGTTCAGGGGGACGTGGGCAGTGGCAAGACGGTGGTGGCCCTGGCGGCCCTGCTGGGTGCCATCCAGGCGGGCCATCAGGGGGGCCTGATGGCCCCCACCGAGGTGCTGGCGGCCCAGCATTTCCACAAGCTGGCCGGCTGGCTGCCCCAGCTCAACGTCAGCATCGAGCTGCTCACCGGCTCCACCCCCGCCCGCCGCCGGCGCCAGCTGCTGCAGGACCTGGCCAATGGCCAGGTGAACCTGCTGGTGGGCACCCACGCCCTGCTCGAGGACCCGGTCCAGTTCGATCGCCTTGGCCTGGTGGTGGTGGATGAGCAGCACCGCTTCGGTGTGCGCCAGCGCAACCGGCTGCTGGCCAAGGGTCTCCAGCCCCACCTGCTGACGATGACCGCCACGCCGATCCCCCGCACCCTGGCCCTGTCGATCCATGGCGATCTGGACATCAGCCAGATCGACGAACTGCCGCCGGGCCGAACGCCGATCCGCACCCGCCTGCTGCGGGGATCGGAGCGCCCCAGTGCCTGGGAGCTCGTGCGCCAGGAGGTGGCCAAGGGTCAGCGGGCCTACGTGGTGCTGCCCCTGGTGGAGGAATCCGAGAAGCTCGACCTGCGCTCGGCGGTGGAGGTGCACCGCCACCTCGATGAGGAGGTGTTCCCCGCCCTTGCTGTGGGGCTGCTGCACGGGCGCATGACAGGCGAGGAGAAGCAACGCGCCATCAGCGCCTTCCAGGAGGGGCGCTCCCAGGTGCTGGTGTCCACCACGGTGGTGGAAGTGGGGGTGGACGTGCCGGAGGCGAGTGTGATGGTGATCGAACATGCCGAGCGCTTCGGCCTGGCCCAGCTGCACCAGCTGCGGGGCCGGGTGGGCCGGGGTGCCGCCGCCTCCCATTGCCTGCTGCTGCACGAGGGCGACAACGCCATGGCCCGTCAGCGGCTGGAGCTGCTGGCCCGCAGCAGCGACGGCTTCGAGATCGCCGAGATGGACCTGAGGCTCAGGGGCCCTGGCCAGGTGCTCGGCACACGCCAGTCGGGGCTGCCGGACCTGGCCCTGGCCAGCCTCAGCGACGACGGCGCCGTGCTGGAGGAGGCCCGGCTGGCGGCACAGCGGATCCTGGCGGCGGACCCTGGCCTGGAACGCCACCCGAACCTGCGCGACGCCCTTGAAGCCCAGCGGCGCCGTTCGGTGGAGGCGGCCCAGTTGAATTGA
- the tsf gene encoding translation elongation factor Ts, whose protein sequence is MAEITAKLVKELRDKTGAGMMDCKKALTESGGDATKAAEWLRQKGIATAEKKAGRTAAEGAVGSYIHTGARVGVLVEVNCETDFVARGELFQELVRNVAMQIAACPNVEYVTTDDIPPEVAEREKSIEMGRDDLAGKKEEMKVKIVAGRIGKRLKELALMDQPFIRDNTQTVGEMVKSAAGKTGENIRVRRFTRYTLGEGIEVEQSDFAAEVAAMAKAA, encoded by the coding sequence ATGGCTGAGATCACAGCGAAGCTCGTCAAGGAACTGCGCGACAAGACCGGCGCGGGCATGATGGACTGCAAGAAGGCCCTCACCGAGTCCGGTGGGGATGCCACCAAAGCGGCCGAATGGCTGCGCCAGAAGGGCATCGCCACCGCCGAGAAGAAGGCCGGCCGCACGGCGGCTGAAGGGGCCGTCGGCAGTTACATCCACACCGGTGCCCGCGTCGGTGTGCTGGTGGAGGTGAACTGCGAGACCGATTTCGTGGCCCGCGGTGAGCTCTTCCAGGAACTGGTGCGCAACGTGGCGATGCAGATCGCCGCCTGCCCCAACGTGGAATATGTCACCACCGACGACATTCCCCCTGAAGTGGCGGAGCGCGAGAAGTCCATCGAGATGGGTCGCGACGATCTCGCCGGCAAGAAGGAGGAGATGAAGGTCAAGATCGTGGCCGGGCGCATCGGTAAACGCCTCAAGGAACTGGCCCTGATGGACCAGCCCTTCATCCGCGACAACACCCAGACGGTGGGTGAGATGGTCAAGTCGGCCGCCGGCAAGACCGGCGAGAACATCCGTGTGCGCCGCTTCACCCGTTACACCCTCGGCGAGGGGATCGAGGTGGAGCAGTCCGACTTCGCAGCGGAAGTGGCGGCGATGGCCAAGGCGGCCTGA
- a CDS encoding M15 family metallopeptidase, which translates to MPPLRPWSPIPIAEAGDPLDELPATLWRLEPHPYQALGAPYGTGASPFRLRRGVISRLQTAQGLLQQQQPHWRLAIFDAWRPLVVQAFMVRHAFREVCRERGLDPDASGGPQAAVAAEVDRFWAPPSRDPATPPPHSTGAAVDLTLAEADGRPLAMGGEIDAIGALSHPDHYEGSSPGSEAADWHARRRLLAAVMAAAGFAQHPNEWWHFSHGDQLWAWRCQEPQALYGAVAGEA; encoded by the coding sequence ATGCCCCCCCTGCGCCCCTGGAGTCCGATCCCCATCGCCGAGGCCGGCGACCCCCTGGACGAGCTGCCGGCGACGCTGTGGCGACTGGAGCCCCATCCGTATCAGGCCCTGGGGGCTCCCTACGGCACCGGCGCCAGTCCGTTTCGGCTGAGGCGGGGGGTGATCTCCCGGCTGCAGACGGCCCAGGGCCTGCTGCAGCAACAGCAGCCCCACTGGCGGCTGGCGATCTTCGATGCCTGGCGCCCCCTTGTCGTGCAGGCCTTCATGGTTCGCCACGCCTTCCGCGAGGTCTGCCGGGAGCGGGGCCTCGACCCCGACGCCAGCGGCGGCCCCCAGGCGGCCGTGGCGGCGGAAGTGGATCGCTTCTGGGCCCCGCCGAGCCGTGATCCGGCCACGCCGCCCCCCCACAGCACCGGGGCGGCGGTGGATCTCACCCTGGCCGAGGCCGACGGCCGTCCCCTGGCGATGGGCGGCGAGATCGACGCGATCGGGGCCCTCTCCCATCCCGACCACTACGAGGGGTCCTCTCCTGGCAGCGAGGCCGCCGACTGGCACGCCCGCCGGCGCCTGCTGGCGGCGGTGATGGCGGCGGCGGGGTTTGCCCAGCACCCGAATGAGTGGTGGCACTTCAGCCATGGTGACCAGCTCTGGGCCTGGCGTTGCCAGGAGCCGCAGGCGCTCTATGGCGCCGTCGCGGGGGAGGCTTGA
- the sir gene encoding sulfite reductase, ferredoxin dependent gives MSSTTVADSTSLPSASPAKPPTKQEALKAGSGHLHDPLAAELGNALHSFTDPAVQILKFHGSYQQDDRDNRRKGVEKDWQMMLRLRNPGGRIPTSLYLALDTLADRLGNGTLRITTRQAFQMHGVLKTDLKEVIGGIVRALGSTLSACGDINRNVMAPAAPFERDGYPEARLLADQIADLLAPQAAEGSYLDLWVDGDLSYRIKPKGPVRKARKRQESGAVFSGDTAEPLYGATYLPRKFKVAVTVPGDNSVDLLTQDIGLVLFSDPSGRPLGCNVYVGGGMGRTHNKDETFARTADPLGYVAAAHVLELVQAIVALQRDHGDREQRRHARMKYLIHDRGVDWFRTELGRYFPHPIKGLRREPTAVLTDYLGWHRQSPGLWFVGLPVLCGRLQGDFKSGLRRLIETYQLEVRLTPNQDMLLCNIGSAQRTSVREALAALGLSSPEAPPALARHALACPALPLCGLAVTEAERVLPDVLGRLDALLERLEISKPLLVRMTGCPNGCARPYMAEIGLVGSAVDTYQLWLGGSHGLTRLARPYLEKMPLEKLEATLEPLLTAWRDDGGARSRFGDFIERLGDERVGQLLSPA, from the coding sequence ATGTCCTCGACGACGGTCGCCGACAGCACGTCGCTCCCATCGGCATCCCCCGCCAAACCGCCCACCAAACAGGAGGCGCTCAAGGCCGGCAGCGGCCACCTGCATGATCCGCTGGCTGCCGAACTGGGCAACGCGCTGCACAGCTTCACCGATCCCGCCGTCCAGATCCTCAAGTTCCACGGCAGTTACCAGCAGGACGACCGGGACAACCGTCGCAAGGGGGTCGAAAAGGACTGGCAGATGATGCTGCGCCTGCGCAATCCCGGCGGCCGCATTCCCACGTCCCTGTATCTGGCCCTCGATACCCTCGCCGATCGGCTGGGCAACGGCACCCTGCGGATCACCACGCGCCAGGCCTTCCAGATGCACGGCGTGCTGAAGACGGACCTCAAGGAGGTGATCGGCGGCATCGTGCGCGCCCTTGGCTCGACGCTGTCGGCCTGTGGCGACATCAACCGCAACGTGATGGCCCCTGCCGCTCCCTTCGAGCGCGATGGCTACCCGGAGGCCCGTCTGCTGGCCGATCAGATCGCCGACCTGCTGGCGCCCCAGGCGGCTGAGGGGTCCTACCTGGACCTCTGGGTGGACGGTGACCTGAGTTACCGCATCAAGCCCAAAGGGCCCGTGAGGAAGGCGCGCAAGCGGCAGGAGAGCGGTGCCGTGTTCAGTGGCGACACGGCCGAACCCCTTTACGGCGCCACCTACCTGCCACGCAAGTTCAAAGTGGCCGTCACCGTTCCGGGTGACAACTCCGTCGACCTGCTGACCCAGGACATTGGCCTGGTGCTGTTCAGCGATCCCTCCGGCCGACCCCTGGGCTGCAACGTCTACGTGGGCGGGGGCATGGGCCGGACCCACAACAAGGACGAGACCTTCGCCCGCACGGCCGATCCCCTCGGCTACGTGGCCGCCGCCCATGTGCTGGAACTGGTGCAGGCGATCGTGGCCCTGCAGCGTGACCACGGCGACCGGGAACAGCGCCGCCACGCCCGGATGAAGTACCTGATCCACGACCGCGGCGTGGACTGGTTCCGCACCGAACTGGGCCGTTACTTTCCCCATCCGATCAAGGGGTTGCGCCGCGAACCGACCGCCGTCCTCACCGATTACCTGGGTTGGCACCGCCAGTCGCCGGGCCTGTGGTTCGTGGGTCTGCCCGTGCTCTGCGGACGCCTGCAGGGAGACTTCAAGAGCGGCCTGCGCCGGCTGATCGAGACCTACCAGCTGGAGGTGCGGCTCACCCCCAACCAGGACATGCTGCTCTGCAACATCGGCAGCGCCCAGCGGACGTCGGTGCGGGAGGCGCTGGCCGCGCTGGGCCTCAGCAGCCCTGAGGCCCCGCCCGCCCTGGCCCGGCACGCCCTGGCCTGCCCGGCCCTGCCCCTCTGCGGTCTGGCGGTCACCGAAGCCGAACGGGTCCTCCCGGACGTGCTGGGGCGCCTCGATGCCCTGCTGGAGCGGCTGGAGATCAGCAAACCACTCCTGGTGCGCATGACCGGCTGCCCCAACGGCTGCGCCCGCCCCTACATGGCCGAGATCGGGCTGGTGGGGAGCGCCGTGGACACCTACCAGCTGTGGCTCGGCGGCAGCCATGGCCTGACGCGGCTGGCCCGGCCCTACCTGGAGAAGATGCCCCTGGAGAAGCTGGAGGCCACCCTGGAGCCCCTGCTGACGGCCTGGCGCGACGACGGCGGCGCCCGCAGCCGCTTCGGCGACTTCATTGAGCGACTCGGTGACGAGCGGGTCGGCCAGCTGCTCTCCCCCGCCTGA
- the glyS gene encoding glycine--tRNA ligase subunit beta, producing MATFLLEIGTEELPADFVRLAQPQLEAIVARDLQDARLSWDSLKASGTPRRLAVTIAGLPERQQDLVEERKGPPAQQAFRDGQPTPAALGFARRCGCDPEQLEIRDTDKGPFVFARTTEAGRSVEAVLAGCIPGWIRTLQGRRFMRWGDGDGRFSRPLRWLVALLDGAVVPVQLTDVDPPLASDRLSRGHRLHQGAVMISSAGAYAATLAAADVQVDRESRGQMIRRELEAAATVAGAKLDLPGALFDELVDLVESPRLIEGSIDAAYLALPPEVLSTVMRSHQRYVPLRLSAATADPLALVAEGVLLPRFLCISNGLEAAAATIRRGNERVLRARLADAAFFLAADRRQSSAERVEALDRVTFAEGLGSLADRSQRLAWLADLLCRRLESGEEAATAVRRAAPLCKHDLVSQMVGEFPELQGVMGAKYLLAEGEPRAVALAVLEHYQPRGAGDVLPGSEAGALLALAERLELLLSIFARGERPSGSSDPYALRRAGNGLLQILWDRGWSLDLVALMAAATAHWQGLLPALAIQPAALAADLLEFLRQRLASLLEEEGFSADLVQAVAGESVSLERLLRDPADARARVELLRRLRDEERLPLVQAVVQRASRLAEQADLAADLLSPAGVVDPALFTSPSEAAVLSVLERLAVHAAASGTARYDPLARLLGESGATLAAFFDGDDSVMVMCDQPEVRRNRLRLLAVLRNQAAVLADFARLGG from the coding sequence ATGGCCACCTTTCTTCTGGAGATCGGAACCGAGGAACTGCCGGCCGATTTCGTGCGCCTGGCCCAGCCCCAGCTGGAGGCGATTGTGGCCAGGGATCTGCAGGACGCCCGCCTGTCCTGGGACAGCCTCAAGGCCAGTGGCACCCCCCGCCGGCTGGCGGTGACCATCGCCGGATTGCCCGAGCGCCAGCAGGATCTGGTTGAAGAGCGCAAGGGCCCTCCTGCCCAGCAGGCGTTCCGCGATGGCCAGCCCACACCGGCTGCCCTGGGTTTCGCCCGCCGCTGTGGCTGCGACCCCGAGCAACTCGAGATCCGCGACACCGACAAGGGCCCCTTCGTGTTTGCCCGCACCACCGAGGCCGGCCGCTCCGTCGAGGCGGTGCTGGCCGGCTGCATCCCCGGCTGGATCCGCACCCTGCAAGGGCGGCGTTTCATGCGCTGGGGCGACGGTGACGGCCGCTTCAGCCGGCCCCTGCGCTGGCTGGTGGCGCTGCTGGATGGGGCGGTGGTTCCGGTGCAGCTCACCGATGTGGATCCCCCCCTGGCCAGCGACCGCCTCAGCCGCGGCCACCGTCTGCACCAGGGCGCGGTGATGATCTCCTCCGCCGGGGCCTACGCCGCGACCCTCGCCGCCGCCGATGTGCAGGTCGACCGGGAATCCAGGGGCCAGATGATCCGGCGGGAGCTGGAGGCGGCCGCAACGGTGGCGGGGGCCAAGTTGGACCTGCCCGGGGCCCTGTTCGATGAGCTGGTCGACCTGGTGGAGTCCCCGCGCCTGATCGAGGGCAGCATCGATGCTGCGTATCTGGCCCTGCCCCCGGAGGTGCTCAGCACGGTGATGCGGTCCCACCAGCGTTACGTGCCCCTGCGTCTCTCGGCGGCCACGGCTGATCCCCTGGCCCTGGTGGCGGAGGGCGTGCTGCTGCCGCGTTTCCTCTGCATCTCCAATGGTCTCGAGGCCGCCGCTGCCACGATTCGGCGTGGCAACGAGCGGGTGCTGCGGGCGCGGCTGGCGGATGCGGCCTTCTTCCTGGCGGCCGATCGCCGCCAGAGCAGCGCCGAGCGGGTGGAGGCCCTCGACCGGGTCACCTTCGCTGAAGGACTGGGCAGCCTGGCCGATCGCAGCCAACGCCTGGCCTGGCTGGCCGATCTGCTCTGCCGCCGCCTGGAGAGCGGCGAGGAGGCCGCCACCGCCGTGCGCCGGGCCGCTCCCCTCTGCAAGCACGATCTGGTCAGCCAGATGGTGGGGGAATTCCCGGAGCTGCAGGGGGTCATGGGGGCCAAGTACCTGCTGGCGGAAGGGGAACCCCGCGCCGTTGCCCTGGCGGTGCTGGAGCATTACCAGCCCCGCGGCGCCGGCGATGTCCTGCCGGGGTCGGAGGCTGGGGCGCTGCTGGCCCTGGCGGAGCGCCTGGAGCTGTTGCTCAGCATCTTCGCCAGGGGGGAACGGCCCAGCGGCTCCTCCGATCCCTATGCCCTGCGCCGTGCCGGCAACGGCCTGCTGCAGATCCTCTGGGATCGGGGCTGGTCGCTGGATCTGGTGGCGCTGATGGCCGCAGCGACGGCCCATTGGCAGGGGCTGTTGCCCGCCCTGGCGATCCAGCCTGCGGCCCTGGCAGCCGACCTGCTCGAGTTCCTGCGGCAGCGCCTCGCCAGCCTGCTGGAGGAGGAGGGCTTCAGCGCCGATCTGGTTCAGGCCGTGGCCGGAGAGAGCGTGTCGCTGGAGCGGCTGCTGCGGGACCCGGCCGATGCCCGGGCCCGGGTGGAGTTGCTGCGGCGCCTGCGGGATGAGGAGCGCCTGCCCCTGGTGCAGGCGGTGGTGCAACGGGCTTCCCGGCTGGCCGAACAGGCCGATCTGGCCGCCGACCTGCTCAGCCCCGCCGGGGTGGTGGACCCGGCCCTGTTCACTTCCCCCAGCGAGGCCGCCGTCCTGTCGGTGCTGGAGCGCTTGGCGGTGCATGCCGCCGCCAGCGGCACGGCCCGCTACGACCCCCTCGCCCGCCTGCTGGGGGAGAGCGGCGCCACCCTGGCCGCCTTCTTCGATGGCGACGACAGCGTCATGGTGATGTGCGACCAGCCCGAGGTGCGCCGTAACCGGCTGCGGCTGCTGGCCGTGCTCCGCAACCAGGCCGCCGTACTGGCCGACTTCGCCCGCCTGGGTGGCTGA
- the chlP gene encoding geranylgeranyl reductase — translation MLRVAVVGGGPSGSCAAEVLAKAGIQTWLFERKLDNAKPCGGAIPLCMVEEFDLPESIIDRKVRNMRMISPSNREVDIHLENSNEYIGMCRREVLDGYLRNRAADLGAQLVNGLVQSIDTGSQRQGPYTLHYADYSSGGPTGELKTLEVDLIVGADGANSRVAKAMDAGDYNVAIAFQERIRLPAEEMAYYEDLAEMYVGTDVSPDFYAWVFPKYDHVAVGTGTMQANQSLIKGLQKGIRARASRRLLRGEVIKVEAHPIPEHPRPRRVVGRMALVGDAAGYVTKSSGEGIYFAAKSGRMCAEEIVAASASGSRIPSEKDLKVYIRKWDRKYGATYKVLELLQNIFYSNDAAREAFVEMCDDKDVQRLTFDSYLYKRVVAMNPWQQIKLTVLTLGAVLRGQALAPAGYKPVPSAVRSAEEAEAIFMAAEPRSSMKPAGVHATTASVDSQAGSDSAKEAELVAK, via the coding sequence ATGTTGCGAGTGGCAGTCGTGGGCGGCGGCCCCAGCGGTTCCTGTGCTGCGGAAGTTCTCGCCAAGGCAGGCATCCAGACCTGGCTGTTCGAGCGCAAGCTCGACAATGCCAAACCCTGTGGCGGCGCGATCCCCCTCTGCATGGTGGAGGAGTTCGACCTGCCCGAATCCATCATCGACCGCAAGGTGCGGAACATGCGGATGATCTCCCCCTCCAACAGGGAGGTGGACATCCACCTGGAGAACAGCAACGAGTACATCGGCATGTGCCGTCGGGAAGTGCTCGACGGCTACCTGCGCAACCGGGCCGCCGACCTCGGTGCCCAGCTGGTCAACGGCCTGGTGCAGAGCATCGACACCGGCAGCCAGCGCCAGGGCCCCTACACCCTCCATTACGCCGACTATTCCTCCGGCGGCCCCACCGGCGAACTGAAGACCCTCGAGGTGGACCTGATCGTCGGCGCTGATGGCGCCAACAGCCGGGTGGCCAAGGCCATGGATGCCGGCGACTACAACGTGGCGATCGCCTTCCAGGAGCGCATCCGCCTCCCCGCCGAGGAGATGGCCTACTACGAGGATCTGGCGGAGATGTACGTCGGCACCGATGTGTCGCCTGATTTCTACGCCTGGGTCTTCCCCAAGTACGACCACGTGGCGGTGGGCACCGGCACGATGCAGGCCAACCAGTCGCTGATCAAGGGCCTGCAGAAGGGCATTCGCGCCCGGGCCAGCCGCCGGCTGCTCCGTGGCGAGGTGATCAAGGTGGAAGCGCACCCGATTCCCGAGCATCCCCGCCCCCGGCGCGTGGTGGGTCGCATGGCCCTGGTGGGGGACGCCGCCGGTTACGTCACCAAGAGCTCCGGCGAGGGCATCTACTTCGCCGCCAAGAGTGGCCGGATGTGTGCCGAGGAGATCGTGGCGGCCAGCGCTTCCGGCAGCCGCATCCCCAGCGAGAAGGATCTCAAGGTCTACATCCGCAAGTGGGACCGCAAGTACGGTGCCACCTACAAGGTGCTGGAGCTGCTGCAGAACATTTTTTACAGCAACGACGCGGCCCGCGAAGCCTTCGTCGAGATGTGCGACGACAAGGATGTCCAGCGCCTCACTTTCGACAGCTACCTCTACAAGCGGGTGGTGGCGATGAACCCCTGGCAGCAGATCAAGCTGACCGTGCTCACCCTGGGTGCGGTGCTGCGGGGCCAGGCCCTGGCCCCGGCCGGCTACAAGCCCGTGCCCAGCGCCGTTCGCTCAGCCGAGGAGGCGGAAGCGATTTTCATGGCCGCAGAGCCGCGTTCCTCGATGAAGCCTGCAGGTGTTCATGCCACCACGGCGTCGGTGGATTCCCAGGCCGGAAGCGATTCCGCCAAGGAAGCGGAACTGGTGGCCAAGTGA